In one Micromonospora polyrhachis genomic region, the following are encoded:
- a CDS encoding allantoate amidohydrolase — translation MSSHPAAEGSLTDRFRDLWDQLAPIGRDESTGGYLRYTWTAPELRLRDWFREQAAQRSMPVTDDGNGNLFAWWGDPAAGDAPDAERGGDVVLTGSHFDSVPHGGGYDGPLGIVSALLAVDELRRTGVTPNRPIGIVAFAEEEGARFGVPCLGSRLLTGALTPERAVALTDRDGVRLADAFGGEPAGARPELVGRIGAFVELHVEQGRALVDLDSPVAVASAIWPHGRWRFDFTGEPNHAGTTRMADRRDPMLTYAFTVLAANKEARLRGAHATVGRVHAEPNATNAIPARVTGWLDARAAEPETLAALVEAVRAKAAERARRDGTELSVTEESVTPLVGFDRGLGGRLRDLLDVPVLPTGAGHDAGVLAAHVPTAMLFVRNPTGVSHSPAESATDDDCAAGIAALARVLTELACQ, via the coding sequence GTGTCATCGCATCCTGCGGCGGAAGGCTCGTTGACCGACCGGTTCCGGGACCTGTGGGACCAGCTCGCGCCGATCGGTCGGGACGAAAGCACCGGCGGCTACCTGCGCTACACCTGGACCGCACCGGAGCTGCGGCTGCGGGACTGGTTCCGGGAGCAGGCCGCCCAGCGGTCGATGCCCGTCACCGACGACGGTAACGGCAACCTCTTCGCCTGGTGGGGCGACCCGGCCGCCGGGGACGCGCCCGACGCCGAGCGTGGCGGGGACGTGGTGCTCACCGGCAGCCACTTCGACTCGGTGCCGCACGGCGGCGGCTATGACGGGCCGTTGGGCATCGTCAGCGCCCTGCTCGCCGTCGACGAGCTGCGCCGGACCGGGGTCACCCCGAACCGGCCGATCGGCATCGTCGCGTTCGCCGAGGAGGAGGGAGCGCGGTTCGGCGTACCGTGTCTGGGGTCTCGGCTGCTCACCGGGGCGCTGACTCCCGAGCGAGCGGTGGCGCTGACCGACCGGGACGGGGTACGCCTGGCCGACGCGTTCGGCGGCGAGCCGGCCGGGGCCCGCCCGGAGCTGGTCGGGCGGATCGGTGCGTTCGTGGAGTTGCACGTCGAGCAGGGGCGCGCACTGGTCGACCTGGACTCACCGGTCGCGGTGGCGAGCGCGATCTGGCCGCACGGCCGGTGGCGGTTCGACTTCACCGGCGAGCCCAACCACGCCGGTACGACCCGGATGGCCGACCGGCGTGATCCGATGCTCACCTACGCGTTCACGGTGCTCGCGGCGAACAAGGAAGCCCGGCTGCGCGGCGCGCACGCCACCGTCGGCCGGGTGCACGCCGAACCGAACGCCACCAACGCCATCCCGGCCCGGGTAACCGGCTGGCTGGACGCCCGGGCCGCCGAGCCGGAGACGCTGGCCGCTCTGGTGGAGGCGGTCCGGGCGAAGGCGGCCGAGCGGGCCCGCCGCGACGGTACGGAGTTGTCGGTCACCGAGGAGTCGGTGACCCCGTTGGTCGGCTTCGACCGAGGGCTGGGCGGGCGGCTACGCGACCTGCTGGACGTACCGGTGCTGCCGACCGGGGCGGGTCACGACGCCGGGGTGCTGGCGGCGCACGTGCCGACGGCGATGCTCTTCGTGCGTAACCCGACCGGGGTGTCGCACTCCCCGGCCGAGTCGGCCACCGACGACGACTGCGCCGCCGGGATCGCCGCGCTGGCCCGGGTGCTGACGGAGTTGGCATGCCAGTGA
- a CDS encoding formimidoylglutamate deiminase, protein MIAYLAEYAWLPDAPAPTAEVLIEVADGRITGVTTGADAPAGVPRPPDAVRLPGLTLPGLANAHSHAFHRALRGRTHGGRGDFWSWRDGMYAVAARLDPDRYLALARAAYAEMALAGITCVGEFHYLHHGPEGVPYTDPNAMGAALVEAAAQAGIRLTLLDTLYLTATVDGDPLTGPQRRFGDGDLDGWSTRHDLLKAATHARIGATSHARIGVALHSVRAVPAELLATFAEHNEGVPLHFHLSEQPAENEACLARHGCTPSQLLADRGVLSPTATAVHATHLADADLALLGGTGTGVCFCPTTERDLADGIGPARELADAGSPLSLGSDSHAVIDLFEEARAVELDERLRTRRRGHFAATELLTAATSTGHAALGWPDAGRIAVGQRADLVTVRLDSVRTAGVPPVGMFFAASAADVTDVLVDGRPVVRDGRHVTIDVPDALRESIGAVTR, encoded by the coding sequence TTGATCGCCTATCTCGCCGAGTACGCCTGGCTGCCGGACGCCCCGGCACCGACGGCGGAGGTGCTGATCGAGGTTGCCGACGGGCGCATCACCGGGGTGACCACCGGAGCTGACGCGCCGGCGGGCGTACCCCGCCCGCCGGACGCGGTCCGACTGCCGGGGCTCACCCTGCCGGGGCTGGCCAACGCCCACTCGCACGCCTTCCACCGGGCGCTGCGCGGTCGTACCCACGGCGGTCGGGGTGACTTCTGGAGTTGGCGGGACGGCATGTACGCCGTCGCCGCCCGCCTCGACCCGGACCGCTATCTGGCCCTGGCCCGGGCCGCGTACGCCGAGATGGCGCTGGCCGGGATCACGTGTGTGGGCGAGTTCCACTACCTGCACCACGGGCCGGAGGGCGTGCCGTACACCGACCCGAACGCGATGGGTGCGGCGCTGGTCGAGGCCGCCGCGCAGGCCGGCATCCGGCTCACCCTGCTGGACACGCTCTACCTGACCGCCACAGTGGACGGTGATCCGTTGACCGGTCCGCAGCGTCGGTTCGGCGACGGTGACCTGGACGGCTGGTCGACCCGGCACGACCTACTGAAAGCGGCGACGCACGCCCGGATCGGGGCCACGTCGCACGCCCGGATCGGGGTTGCGCTGCACTCGGTACGGGCGGTCCCGGCGGAGCTGCTGGCCACCTTCGCCGAGCACAACGAGGGCGTCCCGCTGCACTTCCACCTCTCCGAACAGCCGGCCGAGAACGAGGCGTGCCTGGCCCGGCACGGCTGCACCCCGAGCCAGTTGCTGGCCGATCGGGGCGTGCTCTCGCCGACCGCCACGGCGGTGCACGCCACCCACCTGGCCGACGCCGACTTGGCGCTGCTCGGCGGGACCGGCACCGGCGTGTGTTTCTGCCCGACGACCGAACGGGACCTGGCCGACGGAATCGGCCCGGCCCGGGAGTTGGCCGACGCGGGTAGCCCGCTCAGCCTCGGCAGCGACAGCCACGCCGTGATCGACCTGTTCGAGGAGGCGCGAGCGGTGGAGTTGGACGAGCGGCTGCGTACCCGGCGACGTGGGCACTTCGCCGCCACCGAGCTGCTGACCGCCGCCACCTCGACCGGGCACGCGGCGCTGGGCTGGCCCGACGCCGGCCGGATCGCGGTGGGGCAGCGCGCCGACCTGGTCACGGTGCGGCTGGACAGCGTACGCACGGCAGGTGTGCCGCCGGTCGGCATGTTCTTCGCGGCCAGCGCCGCCGACGTGACCGACGTACTGGTGGACGGTCGGCCGGTGGTGCGCGACGGCCGGCACGTCACCATCGACGTACCGGACGCGTTGCGCGAATCGATCGGAGCGGTCACCCGGTGA
- the hutI gene encoding imidazolonepropionase, whose amino-acid sequence MSPRLDSSLLVDNIGELVTNVAGTGEGGPLGIRRDAAVLVEGDRIAWIGPATYAPAADRRIDVEGAAVLPGFVDSHAHLVFAGDRATEFAARMAGQPYTGGGIRTTVSATRAASDDELRANVARLHREALRQGTTTIEIKSGYGLSVTEEARSLRIAREFTTETTFLGAHVVPAEYADRPDDYVGLVCGPMLRAALPYARWIDVFCERGAFDADHARAILTVGQAAGLGVRLHANQLGPGPGVQLAVEVGAASVDHCTHLSDADIEALASTTVDWTSGAETTTVATLLPGAEFSTRSPYPDARRLLDAGVTVALATDCNPGSSYTSSMPFCVALAVREMGLTPAEAVWAATAGGARALRRDDVGVLRPGALADLVVLDAPSHLHLAYRPGVPLISQVLHNGVPHHE is encoded by the coding sequence GTGAGCCCCCGGCTCGACAGCAGTCTCCTGGTCGACAACATCGGAGAGCTGGTCACCAACGTCGCCGGCACCGGGGAGGGCGGTCCGCTCGGCATCCGGCGCGACGCGGCGGTGCTGGTCGAGGGCGACCGGATCGCCTGGATCGGCCCGGCGACGTACGCCCCGGCGGCAGACCGGCGTATCGACGTCGAGGGGGCGGCGGTGCTGCCCGGCTTCGTCGACAGCCACGCGCACCTGGTCTTCGCCGGCGACCGGGCCACCGAGTTCGCGGCCCGGATGGCCGGTCAGCCCTACACCGGCGGCGGGATCCGCACCACTGTCTCCGCCACCCGGGCCGCCAGCGACGACGAGCTACGCGCCAACGTCGCCCGCCTGCACCGCGAGGCGCTGCGGCAGGGCACCACCACGATCGAGATCAAGAGCGGGTACGGCCTCAGCGTCACCGAGGAGGCCCGGTCGCTGCGGATCGCCCGCGAGTTCACCACCGAGACGACCTTCCTCGGGGCGCATGTGGTGCCGGCCGAGTACGCCGACCGCCCCGACGACTACGTGGGACTGGTCTGTGGGCCGATGCTGCGGGCCGCCCTGCCGTACGCCCGGTGGATCGACGTGTTCTGCGAGCGGGGCGCGTTCGACGCCGACCACGCCCGCGCGATCCTCACCGTCGGACAGGCCGCCGGCCTGGGCGTACGGCTGCACGCCAACCAGCTCGGTCCCGGGCCGGGCGTACAGCTCGCCGTCGAGGTCGGGGCGGCCAGCGTCGACCACTGCACCCACCTCTCCGACGCCGACATCGAGGCGTTGGCCTCCACCACCGTGGATTGGACGTCGGGCGCGGAGACGACGACGGTGGCGACCCTGCTGCCCGGGGCCGAGTTCTCCACCCGGTCGCCATATCCGGACGCGCGTCGGCTGCTCGACGCCGGGGTCACCGTGGCGCTGGCCACCGACTGCAACCCCGGCTCGTCGTACACCTCGTCGATGCCGTTCTGCGTGGCGCTGGCCGTACGCGAGATGGGGTTGACCCCGGCGGAGGCGGTCTGGGCGGCGACGGCGGGCGGCGCGCGGGCGTTGCGCCGTGACGACGTCGGCGTGCTGCGCCCGGGGGCCCTGGCCGACCTGGTCGTCCTGGATGCCCCGTCCCATCTGCACCTGGCCTACCGGCCGGGAGTTCCACTGATCAGCCAGGTCCTGCACAACGGAGTGCCGCATCATGAGTGA
- the hutH gene encoding histidine ammonia-lyase, with the protein MSERISKHSHTTHAINEQSAVIVQPTGVSPGDVLAVARGTATVTLDPATVAAMATSRSIVDDIERDGRPVYGVSTGFGALANTFVAPERRAELQHALIRSHAAGVGAPMPREVVRAMMLLRVRSLALGHSGVRPLVAQALVDLLNQDITPWVPEHGSLGASGDLAPLAHCALVLLGEGWTIGKGGVREDAAVALQRAGLAPIELSAKEGLALINGTDGMLGMLLLAIDDAAHLFTMADVTAALAIEAMLGSERPFRPELHAIRPHPGQAVSAANIHRLLQGSAIMDSHRDDLAHAVQDAYSMRCAPQVAGAARDTLSFVDSVAARELVSIVDNPVVLPNGQVESTGNFHGAPLGFAADFLAIAAAEVGSISERRVDRLLDVCRSRDLPAFLSPDAGVNSGLMIAQYTAAGIVAENRRLAAPASVDSLPTSGMQEDHVSMGWAAAKKLRTVLDNLTSLLAVELLAAVRGLQLRAPLTPSPAGQAAVAAVSKFAGDPGPDIFLAPAMEATRSVVANRALRSTIETHLGPLG; encoded by the coding sequence ATGAGTGAGCGAATCAGCAAGCACAGCCATACAACTCATGCCATCAACGAGCAAAGCGCCGTGATTGTCCAGCCCACCGGGGTCTCCCCCGGCGACGTGCTCGCGGTGGCCCGGGGCACCGCCACCGTCACACTGGATCCGGCGACCGTGGCGGCGATGGCCACCAGCCGAAGCATCGTCGACGACATCGAGCGGGACGGCCGCCCGGTGTACGGTGTCTCGACCGGTTTCGGGGCACTGGCGAACACCTTCGTCGCCCCGGAGCGGCGGGCCGAACTACAGCACGCTCTGATCCGCTCGCATGCCGCCGGGGTCGGCGCGCCCATGCCCCGTGAGGTGGTCCGGGCGATGATGCTGCTGCGGGTCCGCTCCCTGGCACTCGGGCACTCCGGGGTCCGGCCGCTGGTCGCACAGGCCCTGGTCGACCTGCTCAACCAGGACATCACCCCGTGGGTGCCGGAGCACGGCTCGCTGGGTGCCTCTGGTGACCTGGCCCCGCTGGCGCACTGCGCGTTGGTGCTGCTCGGCGAGGGTTGGACAATCGGCAAGGGCGGGGTACGCGAAGATGCGGCGGTGGCCCTACAGCGGGCCGGGCTGGCCCCGATCGAGCTCTCCGCGAAGGAGGGCCTGGCGCTGATCAACGGCACCGACGGCATGCTCGGCATGCTGCTGCTGGCGATCGACGACGCGGCCCACCTGTTCACCATGGCCGATGTCACCGCCGCGCTGGCCATCGAGGCGATGCTCGGGTCGGAGCGGCCGTTCCGGCCGGAGCTGCACGCCATCCGTCCGCACCCGGGGCAGGCGGTCTCGGCAGCCAATATCCACCGGCTGCTCCAGGGCTCGGCGATCATGGACTCGCACCGGGACGATCTGGCGCACGCGGTGCAGGATGCGTACTCAATGCGGTGCGCGCCGCAGGTGGCTGGGGCCGCCCGGGACACCCTGTCGTTCGTGGACAGCGTCGCGGCCCGGGAGTTGGTCTCGATCGTCGACAACCCGGTGGTGCTGCCGAACGGGCAGGTGGAGTCGACCGGAAACTTCCACGGCGCACCGCTGGGCTTCGCCGCCGACTTCCTGGCCATTGCCGCCGCCGAGGTCGGTTCGATCTCCGAGCGTCGGGTGGACCGGCTGCTGGACGTATGCCGCTCCCGGGACCTGCCGGCGTTCCTGTCCCCGGACGCCGGGGTCAACTCCGGTCTGATGATCGCCCAGTACACCGCCGCCGGCATCGTGGCGGAGAACCGGCGGCTGGCCGCCCCGGCCTCGGTGGACTCGCTGCCGACCAGCGGTATGCAGGAGGATCATGTCTCGATGGGCTGGGCGGCGGCCAAGAAGCTGCGTACCGTGCTGGACAACCTGACCAGTCTGCTCGCGGTGGAGCTGCTGGCCGCCGTACGAGGATTGCAGTTGCGGGCTCCGCTCACCCCGTCGCCGGCCGGACAGGCGGCGGTGGCCGCGGTAAGCAAGTTCGCCGGGGACCCCGGCCCGGACATCTTCCTCGCCCCGGCCATGGAGGCCACCCGATCGGTGGTCGCCAACCGGGCACTCCGGTCCACGATCGAGACCCACCTCGGCCCACTTGGGTGA
- the rdgB gene encoding RdgB/HAM1 family non-canonical purine NTP pyrophosphatase: protein MIQVLLATRNLKKLAELQRILDGALGPQRIKLVGLADVAEYQEVPETGLTFGENALLKAREGCRQTGLPTIADDSGLAVDALNGMPGVFSARWSGRHGDDQANLELVLAQIGDVSDEQRGAAFVCAVALVLPSGKEHLVEGRQPGRLLRAPRGDGGFGYDPIFLGDGQDRTNAELTPQEKDAVSHRGKALRELAKVVAKVLPVSPA, encoded by the coding sequence ATGATTCAGGTGCTACTGGCGACCCGTAACCTCAAGAAGCTCGCCGAGTTGCAGCGCATCCTCGACGGTGCGCTCGGTCCACAGCGGATCAAGCTGGTCGGCTTGGCCGACGTCGCCGAATACCAGGAGGTCCCCGAGACCGGGCTCACCTTTGGTGAGAACGCCCTGCTCAAGGCGCGTGAGGGCTGCCGGCAGACCGGCCTGCCCACCATCGCCGACGACTCCGGACTGGCCGTCGATGCGCTCAACGGAATGCCCGGCGTGTTCAGCGCCCGGTGGTCCGGTCGGCACGGCGACGACCAGGCCAACCTGGAGCTGGTGCTCGCCCAGATCGGTGACGTGTCCGACGAACAGCGGGGTGCCGCCTTCGTCTGTGCGGTGGCCCTGGTGCTGCCCAGTGGCAAGGAGCACCTGGTCGAGGGGCGGCAGCCCGGCCGGCTGCTGCGCGCACCGCGCGGCGACGGCGGGTTCGGCTACGATCCGATTTTCCTCGGGGACGGGCAGGACCGGACCAACGCCGAGCTGACCCCACAGGAGAAGGACGCGGTCAGCCACCGGGGCAAGGCCCTGCGCGAGCTGGCCAAGGTGGTCGCCAAGGTGCTGCCGGTCTCGCCAGCCTAG
- the rph gene encoding ribonuclease PH, whose product MARPDGRRPDQLRPVTLTRKWSIHPEGSVLVEFGDTRVLCTASVTEGVPRWRKGSGLGWVTAEYSMLPRATTTRSDRESVKGRLGGRTHEISRLIGRSLRACIDLKALGENSIVLDCDVLQADGGTRTAAITGAYVALHDAVSWLASRKALAGKPAAVMHRSVAAVSVGIIDGEPRLDLCYAEDVSAEVDMNVVCTGTGDFVEVQGTGESGVFAREQLDALLDLGVAGCAELTEAQRKALAE is encoded by the coding sequence ATGGCGCGACCTGACGGGCGGCGGCCCGACCAACTCCGACCGGTGACCCTGACCCGGAAGTGGAGCATCCACCCGGAGGGCTCGGTGCTCGTCGAATTCGGCGACACCCGGGTGCTCTGCACCGCCAGCGTCACCGAGGGGGTACCCCGCTGGCGTAAAGGCTCCGGACTCGGCTGGGTGACCGCCGAATACTCCATGCTGCCCCGGGCCACCACCACCCGCTCCGACCGGGAAAGCGTCAAGGGCCGCCTCGGCGGTCGTACCCATGAGATCTCCCGCCTGATCGGACGCAGCCTGCGAGCCTGCATCGACCTGAAGGCGCTCGGCGAGAACTCGATCGTCCTCGACTGCGACGTCCTCCAGGCCGACGGCGGCACCCGGACCGCCGCCATCACCGGGGCGTACGTGGCGCTGCACGACGCGGTCAGCTGGCTCGCCAGCCGTAAGGCCCTGGCCGGCAAGCCGGCGGCGGTGATGCACCGCTCGGTGGCCGCGGTCAGCGTGGGCATCATCGACGGGGAGCCCCGACTCGACCTGTGCTACGCGGAGGACGTCAGCGCCGAGGTCGACATGAACGTGGTCTGCACCGGCACCGGCGACTTCGTGGAGGTACAGGGCACCGGCGAGTCCGGGGTGTTCGCCCGCGAGCAGCTCGACGCCCTGCTCGACCTCGGCGTGGCCGGCTGTGCCGAACTGACCGAAGCCCAACGAAAGGCACTCGCCGAATGA
- a CDS encoding MBL fold metallo-hydrolase: MRLTVLGCAGSFPGPESACSAYLVEAEGFRLLVDFGSGSLSALQRYVGLNAVDAILLTHLHCDHILDAVTYVVVRRYSPDGPQPPLPVYAPAGAPDRIARAYSSDEGPVDDVYTFYGLQPGTFPIGPFAVTVDRVNHPVETYGVRLEHEGRILSYSSDTAPCEALLRLAHGADVFLCEASYLDGVDNPPDLHLTGREAGETANKAEVGKLLLTHLVAAWASEASTFEAASAAFAGPVEVVRPGASYEI, from the coding sequence ATGCGATTGACCGTCCTGGGATGCGCCGGCAGTTTCCCCGGCCCTGAGTCGGCCTGCTCGGCGTACCTTGTGGAAGCCGAGGGCTTCCGTCTCCTGGTGGACTTTGGCTCCGGATCGCTCTCCGCCCTCCAGCGTTACGTGGGGCTGAACGCCGTCGACGCCATTCTCCTCACCCACCTGCACTGCGACCACATCCTCGACGCGGTCACCTACGTGGTCGTACGTCGATACTCCCCGGACGGCCCGCAGCCGCCGCTGCCGGTCTACGCACCAGCGGGGGCCCCGGACCGCATCGCCCGCGCCTACAGCTCGGACGAGGGGCCGGTCGACGACGTCTACACCTTCTACGGCCTACAACCCGGCACCTTCCCCATCGGGCCGTTCGCAGTCACCGTCGACCGGGTCAACCACCCGGTGGAAACCTACGGTGTACGGCTGGAGCACGAGGGACGAATCCTCTCCTACTCGTCCGACACCGCACCGTGCGAGGCGCTGCTGCGGCTGGCGCACGGTGCCGACGTGTTCCTCTGTGAGGCGAGCTATCTCGACGGAGTGGACAACCCGCCGGATCTGCACCTGACCGGCCGGGAGGCGGGCGAGACCGCGAACAAGGCCGAAGTCGGCAAACTGCTGCTCACCCACCTGGTCGCCGCGTGGGCCAGCGAGGCGTCGACCTTCGAGGCCGCCTCCGCCGCCTTCGCCGGCCCGGTCGAGGTGGTCCGCCCCGGCGCCAGCTACGAGATTTGA